One region of Candidatus Neomarinimicrobiota bacterium genomic DNA includes:
- a CDS encoding universal stress protein has protein sequence MPDIKNILYTTDFSEYSKYALPYAVEMVEKFNGTLHCMYVVEPINAPVDFGWTQVNYAELEENHTEHAKKSLDSIIEEDVPAGIPTRSEVRLGRSFKEIIDYARENDIDMIVMATHGLSGLSHILFGSTTEKVVRKSPCPVLTIRHPEHEFEMP, from the coding sequence ATGCCTGATATAAAGAACATTCTGTATACCACAGATTTCTCTGAATATTCAAAGTATGCGCTCCCGTATGCCGTCGAAATGGTGGAGAAATTCAATGGAACGCTCCATTGTATGTATGTAGTTGAACCGATTAATGCGCCGGTGGATTTCGGGTGGACCCAGGTGAATTATGCCGAACTGGAGGAGAATCACACCGAGCACGCCAAAAAGAGCCTGGATTCGATTATTGAAGAGGATGTGCCTGCTGGTATTCCAACCAGGTCAGAAGTTCGTCTCGGCCGGAGTTTTAAAGAGATTATAGATTACGCCAGGGAAAACGACATCGACATGATCGTGATGGCTACACATGGCCTGAGCGGACTCAGCCACATCCTGTTCGGCAGTACTACGGAAAAGGTTGTCCGGAAGTCTCCATGTCCAGTGCTGACCATCCGTCACCCGGAACACGAATTCGAAATGCCGTAG
- a CDS encoding DEAD/DEAH box helicase family protein — protein sequence MLDDKIFQKIHLETFISLDTETTGFDPLQDDIIEFAAVKYEKGEPVDEISFLIQPRKTVPEEITRITGISNDMVKDAPRYEDFHKEIRDFLADYPVVAHNIDFDINMLEAHYQRSGSDPPENQLYDSLILARTFAWWLVDHKLKTVARAFGVERSNEHRALADAKMAGDSFLKLVGMMVATPLETIRQCNHLLSDVDVHTKQLFVDVANLLISRNEPEGIGEPPLKPPKRFNIYGEGGLEFDGMGEPLESIDTFELTRYFTKDGALGQSLSKFEERDAQAAMAEAVANSLNDGTFLVAEAGTGVGKSLAYTLPGILWALKNNDRGERLVISSNTKNLQEQLFYKDIPFIHDRLGLEFKAVLLKGRSNYLCKNKWADFFRNVSRFAKRERVGALPIVIWASQTETGDISENNGFHEGRNANLWNKVASESGYCTTKRCQKFNGCFLGPLKKHATNAHLVLVNHSLLLADAASGHMAIPEYHHLVVDEAHNLENSAYRYFASEFDIWKIRNATGTLYTKSRAEYGILATLRVAVTQMDEEKETGGLESQIDASIEGLSALEKAADAFLSDFHTQAARNQRQFTYTERVRYTSESRPFDSLGKQIQVVRNSFKEVMGVLKELHQHLKDFSDDYITDVDQIRQDIQYSYDELIEIAHTFHAITEAADPEQIYWYELPVSEKGQPKFITTPISVGEVLTMHMYDELRTAVFTSATLKVADSFKYFKSRTGLDTLEEREVVTADFGSPYYLSEQIIGCVTSYVERPGSEEHSKQLAEIVRNITERYQRGTLVLTTSYRNMDQIFSGIESYYREMEIGLLRQTRNISRTDLIEQFRDEQSSVLIGTESFWEGVDVPGEALQVLLIGKLPFSVPTDPVVEANTAAIEEAGGNGFIDYTLPEAIIQFRQGFGRLIRSSTDSGVVIIADPRVATKQYGRYIADSLPIDLEICQTQDALFDMLDNWFRRN from the coding sequence ATGTTAGATGACAAAATTTTTCAGAAGATTCACCTGGAGACCTTTATATCCCTGGACACCGAAACCACCGGCTTCGATCCGTTGCAGGACGACATCATCGAATTTGCTGCTGTGAAGTACGAAAAAGGGGAACCGGTTGATGAAATCAGCTTTCTTATTCAGCCACGAAAGACGGTGCCGGAAGAGATTACCCGGATTACGGGTATTTCCAACGATATGGTCAAAGATGCGCCGCGATATGAGGATTTCCACAAAGAAATCCGGGACTTCCTTGCCGATTATCCCGTCGTAGCGCATAATATTGATTTTGACATTAATATGCTGGAAGCCCACTATCAGCGATCCGGTAGTGATCCGCCGGAGAATCAGCTGTATGACTCGCTGATCCTGGCCAGAACCTTTGCCTGGTGGCTTGTGGATCACAAATTGAAGACGGTGGCCAGGGCGTTCGGCGTGGAACGTTCCAACGAGCACCGGGCGCTGGCCGACGCGAAGATGGCCGGCGACAGCTTCCTGAAACTCGTCGGTATGATGGTCGCTACGCCGCTGGAGACCATACGCCAGTGCAATCACCTGTTGTCAGACGTGGACGTCCACACAAAGCAACTGTTTGTCGACGTGGCCAACCTCCTGATTTCCCGGAATGAACCTGAGGGTATTGGCGAGCCGCCGCTGAAGCCACCGAAGCGATTCAACATCTATGGGGAAGGCGGCCTGGAGTTCGACGGCATGGGGGAACCGCTGGAATCCATCGATACGTTCGAGCTGACCCGCTATTTTACCAAAGATGGCGCCCTGGGACAGTCCCTGAGCAAATTCGAGGAGCGGGACGCCCAGGCGGCTATGGCGGAAGCTGTGGCGAATTCATTGAACGATGGCACCTTTCTGGTGGCGGAAGCCGGCACCGGAGTCGGCAAGTCCCTGGCGTATACGCTGCCCGGCATCCTCTGGGCGCTGAAAAATAACGATCGCGGCGAGCGGCTGGTCATCAGCAGCAACACCAAGAATCTCCAGGAGCAGCTCTTTTACAAGGATATCCCGTTTATTCACGACAGGCTCGGACTTGAGTTCAAAGCCGTCCTGCTGAAGGGGCGATCCAACTATCTTTGTAAAAACAAGTGGGCGGACTTTTTCAGGAACGTCAGCCGGTTTGCAAAGAGGGAGCGTGTCGGAGCGCTGCCAATTGTGATTTGGGCGTCACAGACCGAAACCGGGGATATTTCCGAAAACAACGGCTTCCATGAGGGGCGCAATGCCAATCTCTGGAACAAGGTTGCCAGTGAGAGTGGGTACTGCACCACCAAGCGGTGCCAGAAATTCAACGGCTGTTTCCTGGGGCCGCTGAAAAAGCATGCAACCAACGCACATTTGGTATTGGTGAATCATTCGCTGCTGTTGGCGGATGCGGCATCCGGGCACATGGCCATTCCCGAGTATCACCATCTGGTGGTGGATGAGGCGCACAACCTGGAGAACAGCGCGTACCGGTATTTTGCGTCGGAGTTCGACATCTGGAAGATACGAAACGCGACAGGAACGCTTTACACCAAGAGTCGGGCGGAGTACGGCATCCTGGCGACGCTCAGGGTGGCTGTGACGCAAATGGACGAGGAGAAGGAGACTGGTGGTCTTGAATCCCAAATCGATGCTTCCATAGAAGGCTTAAGCGCCCTGGAGAAGGCGGCAGATGCGTTCCTTTCTGACTTTCACACCCAGGCCGCCCGTAATCAGCGCCAGTTTACCTACACCGAACGGGTGCGCTATACCAGCGAGTCCAGGCCGTTCGATTCGCTGGGCAAGCAAATCCAGGTAGTAAGGAACAGCTTTAAAGAGGTGATGGGCGTTCTGAAGGAACTCCATCAGCACCTGAAGGATTTCAGCGACGACTATATCACCGATGTGGATCAGATCCGGCAGGATATCCAATACAGTTACGATGAGCTGATAGAGATTGCGCATACCTTCCACGCCATCACCGAGGCCGCGGATCCCGAACAGATCTACTGGTACGAGCTGCCGGTGAGCGAAAAGGGCCAGCCGAAGTTCATTACCACGCCGATTTCCGTTGGGGAGGTGCTGACCATGCACATGTACGACGAACTCCGCACGGCCGTTTTCACCTCGGCAACGTTAAAGGTGGCCGATTCGTTTAAGTATTTTAAGAGTCGCACCGGACTGGATACGTTGGAGGAACGGGAAGTGGTCACCGCGGACTTCGGGAGCCCGTATTATCTTTCGGAGCAGATCATCGGCTGCGTGACATCCTATGTTGAACGCCCGGGATCGGAGGAACACAGCAAGCAGTTAGCCGAGATTGTCAGGAATATCACCGAACGATATCAGCGCGGTACTTTGGTGCTGACGACCTCATACCGGAATATGGATCAGATCTTCAGCGGCATCGAGAGCTACTACCGGGAGATGGAAATCGGGCTCTTGCGGCAAACCAGAAACATCTCCCGCACCGACCTCATCGAGCAGTTCCGGGATGAGCAGTCCTCGGTACTCATCGGCACCGAAAGCTTCTGGGAGGGGGTAGACGTACCCGGGGAAGCGCTCCAGGTGCTGCTCATTGGCAAACTGCCGTTTTCGGTGCCCACCGATCCGGTGGTGGAGGCCAATACGGCGGCTATCGAGGAGGCCGGCGGGAACGGATTTATTGATTATACGCTGCCGGAGGCCATCATCCAATTCCGCCAGGGCTTCGGCCGGCTCATCCGCTCCAGCACCGACTCCGGTGTGGTCATCATCGCCGATCCCCGTGTCGCCACTAAACAGTACGGCCGCTACATTGCCGATTCGCTCCCCATCGACCTGGAAATCTGCCAGACGCAGGATGCACTGTTTGATATGCTGGATAACTGGTTCCGGCGGAATTGA
- the purF gene encoding amidophosphoribosyltransferase: protein MCGIIGVHNNPEASVLSYLGMYALQHRGQESAGIVSTDGNVAFKHHGMGLVADVFSDRKILENLKGGSAIGHNRYSTTGGSHMVNVQPLLFNYRGGKLAISHNGNLVNIAEIRDRLINNGALFQTTSDTEIIMHLIAHSDKDTLVDRTLDAFRQVQGAYSLLILTEDELIAARDPHGFRPLCMGKLGETTIFASESCAFDLIGAEYIRDIEPGELVSVNNSGLQSYEITNQIDRRHCVFEYVYFSRPDSRIYSDNVDKTRRKLGKNLAHEAPCPNADIVISVPDSSNTAALGYARESGLRFELGLIRNHYVGRTFIHPTQTMRDTSVRIKFNTVEGVLNGKKVVVVEDSIVRGTTLKSLTKLLRESGAAEVHIRVSSPPIKHPCFYGLDFPERDSLIANNMSIEEMRTFLNVDSLQYLSIEGMITASDLDPDDFCHACFSGDYPVSIRDEGMHDKTRYESEPEVAAP from the coding sequence ATGTGTGGAATAATTGGCGTTCACAATAATCCGGAAGCATCGGTGCTCAGTTACCTTGGCATGTATGCGTTACAGCACCGGGGACAGGAAAGTGCCGGGATTGTCTCGACAGACGGGAATGTGGCATTTAAGCACCACGGGATGGGGTTGGTCGCAGATGTGTTTTCGGATCGGAAGATCCTGGAAAACCTGAAGGGCGGAAGTGCTATCGGGCATAATCGGTATTCCACCACTGGCGGCTCGCACATGGTGAACGTCCAGCCGCTGCTATTCAATTATCGCGGTGGTAAACTGGCGATCAGTCATAACGGTAACCTGGTAAACATCGCCGAGATTCGCGATCGGCTTATCAATAACGGGGCATTGTTCCAGACGACGTCTGACACGGAAATCATCATGCACCTGATCGCCCACAGCGATAAGGACACCCTGGTGGATCGAACGCTGGACGCCTTTCGGCAGGTCCAGGGGGCATATTCACTTTTAATTCTGACCGAAGATGAACTAATTGCTGCCAGGGATCCCCATGGATTCCGGCCGCTCTGTATGGGGAAACTGGGGGAGACCACTATCTTTGCAAGTGAGTCGTGTGCGTTTGATCTGATTGGCGCCGAGTATATCCGGGATATTGAGCCGGGCGAGCTGGTAAGCGTCAATAACAGCGGACTCCAGTCATACGAAATTACCAACCAAATTGACCGAAGACACTGTGTCTTCGAGTACGTTTATTTTTCGCGTCCGGACAGCCGGATTTACAGCGATAACGTGGACAAAACCCGCCGGAAACTCGGGAAGAACCTGGCGCACGAAGCGCCATGTCCCAACGCCGATATCGTCATCTCCGTTCCGGATTCCAGTAATACCGCCGCCCTGGGATATGCCCGGGAAAGCGGTCTCCGGTTCGAGCTGGGACTCATCCGGAATCACTATGTTGGGCGGACGTTTATCCATCCGACCCAAACCATGCGGGACACCAGCGTGCGCATCAAGTTTAACACCGTCGAAGGTGTACTCAACGGAAAAAAAGTCGTGGTCGTGGAAGATTCAATTGTTCGTGGCACCACGCTAAAATCTCTCACGAAACTTCTCCGGGAATCCGGTGCGGCAGAAGTGCACATCCGGGTCAGCTCACCGCCGATTAAGCATCCCTGCTTTTACGGATTGGATTTTCCGGAACGAGACAGTCTCATCGCCAATAATATGAGCATTGAGGAGATGCGGACATTCCTGAACGTGGACAGTCTGCAGTATCTTTCCATAGAGGGGATGATCACCGCGTCGGACCTCGATCCTGACGATTTTTGCCACGCCTGCTTTTCCGGTGATTATCCCGTGTCGATCCGGGACGAGGGGATGCACGATAAAACCCGGTATGAATCCGAACCGGAGGTCGCCGCCCCGTAA
- a CDS encoding response regulator: MRRLRKISNYLSAFQGFPGICLLVLFLSLHLNLFAKQELGTFEPLTVEDGLSQSAVNAILQDERGFIWFGTDEGLNKYSGYDFEILKSSFTDTASLRNNKVLALAQNTPGYMWIGTGGGMDRLNIRTGAFQKFPEQFRVEGNLTNSYVTDLYAENDSLLWIASAWGLNKFNIEENKVLQYLECDYDTTPDSVNMARIWNIYDDENGLLLLGTDGGVRFFDKTKGEYVAPYSEFADFFYGIEDLQVSAVTGTGNTELWLGTENGLYHLNRETGDIRHYVQDPNSENTLSNSTVLSLLQDDDGNLWIGTNWGLNRFRPESQEFNQFHHVQGNRYSLSSNGISTMYMDKSGILWFGTYRNGVNKYVPSKQVFNNYRSMTTASGETLQDRDVHGLQEKNSQEIWLGTYTGIYILNPETNTLNKFEPDQCDLSENFIRDFLIDSQGILWVSITGQNSPQLLRYEMKSGDCRVFQNDPADAESLPRAGVLAIYEDRSNTLWLGTDGAGLIRYDKKTDRFIQYVTPDYEDTTAIAGNYVVNMMEDQQNNFWIATDGGLSLMDRKSQTFTTIPTRDVQPGGLSHYEITDIYETRDSVLWVGTSNGLNRYDSKADTFKIFNEDDGLKSSNIYGITEDENGGIWISTSRGLARFSPDSYSFAVFRRSDGIIVSDFNLGSCITTESGEVFFGGRKGLVSFKPGKLEPSQIKPPVVISEFRLYEEPHIIPEDHSIELRHDQQFFSFEFAVLDYTHPEENKYQYILEGLDTQWRRAGTRHAVGYTNVSPGEYTFRVRGANVWGQWNEAEPVHITIIPPYWQRAWFQILVGLFIVGIIVGTIRYRVYQVNARERELEHQVNERTRQIRQKNKELIRTRQALAEEKERLAVTLHSIGDGVITTDIHGDVVLVNEVAEKLTGWPHEVAMGKPLEEVFRIIHERTRRPLPNPVEKVLESESIVELANGTVLVAKDGTERIIADSGAPIKSQDDETIGVVLVFRDVTKEHRLEEEIQKTEKLRSVGILAGGIAHDFNNVLAVIVGNLSLSKLKLEEEHPVNNYVSIAEEAAWRAKELTQQLLTLSKGGEPVREIGTIEEPVSQAAEMALRGSNVSCDIDIPSDLSEVMIDDSQIHQVVKNLVINADQAMPDGGNIRINGENVTIKLDSEVPLNPGDYVCIQVRDAGEGIPPENQDKIFDPYFTTKEDGTGLGLFVAYSIVNKHDGLLTVDSRPGEGATFTFYLPAAENVSGEKEQIDTEASGEQDVVPADKNTEEVGELRILAMDDEDAVRQVVRDMLEILGYKVITAKNGEEAVTSYQEAMENENTFDAVILDLTIQGGMGGKETIEKLQEIDPDVRAIVSSGYSNNPIMANYEEYGFRGMVPKPYKLNEMQTVLRKVVQS; this comes from the coding sequence ATGCGACGGTTGCGTAAAATATCGAATTACCTCTCTGCCTTTCAGGGGTTCCCTGGAATTTGCTTGTTGGTGCTCTTCCTCAGTCTGCATTTAAATTTATTTGCCAAGCAGGAGCTTGGTACCTTTGAACCCCTGACGGTAGAAGACGGGTTGTCCCAAAGTGCCGTTAACGCTATCCTCCAGGATGAAAGAGGATTTATCTGGTTTGGCACCGATGAAGGTTTGAATAAGTACTCCGGGTATGATTTTGAAATATTGAAATCATCCTTCACGGATACTGCCTCTCTGCGAAATAACAAGGTTCTGGCACTTGCGCAAAACACTCCGGGTTACATGTGGATTGGCACCGGAGGCGGTATGGACAGGCTAAATATCCGTACCGGAGCATTTCAAAAATTTCCGGAGCAGTTTCGCGTCGAAGGTAACTTGACGAATAGTTATGTCACGGATTTGTATGCAGAGAATGACAGTCTTCTCTGGATAGCCAGTGCCTGGGGACTAAATAAATTCAATATCGAAGAGAATAAGGTTCTTCAGTACCTGGAATGTGATTATGATACGACACCCGACTCAGTTAATATGGCTAGGATTTGGAACATCTATGACGATGAAAATGGGCTCCTCTTATTGGGAACGGATGGTGGAGTCAGGTTCTTCGACAAGACGAAGGGAGAATACGTTGCTCCCTACAGCGAATTTGCGGATTTCTTCTATGGAATAGAGGATTTGCAGGTGAGCGCGGTCACCGGCACAGGCAACACTGAACTGTGGCTCGGGACGGAAAACGGATTATATCATCTCAATCGTGAAACCGGGGATATCCGGCACTATGTACAGGATCCCAATTCCGAAAACACCTTGTCGAATTCCACAGTATTATCTCTGCTGCAGGATGATGATGGAAATCTGTGGATAGGAACCAACTGGGGACTGAACAGATTTCGGCCGGAAAGTCAGGAATTTAATCAGTTCCATCACGTTCAGGGCAATCGGTACAGTTTGAGCAGCAACGGCATCTCCACCATGTATATGGACAAAAGTGGAATCCTGTGGTTTGGAACCTATCGCAACGGTGTGAATAAATATGTCCCGTCTAAGCAGGTATTTAATAATTATCGGAGTATGACCACCGCATCCGGTGAGACACTGCAGGACAGAGATGTACATGGCCTCCAGGAAAAAAATAGCCAGGAAATATGGCTCGGAACTTACACCGGCATCTATATACTGAATCCGGAAACCAATACACTTAATAAATTTGAGCCGGACCAGTGTGATCTCTCAGAAAATTTTATTCGGGACTTTCTTATCGATAGTCAGGGAATTCTTTGGGTTTCAATTACCGGTCAAAACAGCCCTCAGCTCCTGAGGTATGAAATGAAGTCCGGCGATTGCCGGGTTTTTCAAAACGATCCGGCGGATGCGGAAAGTCTTCCCCGGGCAGGCGTACTCGCAATTTACGAGGACCGGTCCAACACATTGTGGCTCGGCACGGACGGAGCAGGGCTCATCCGGTATGACAAAAAAACCGATCGGTTTATTCAGTACGTGACGCCGGATTATGAGGACACCACGGCAATCGCCGGGAATTATGTGGTAAATATGATGGAGGACCAGCAAAATAATTTTTGGATTGCAACAGACGGCGGTCTCAGTTTGATGGACCGGAAGTCGCAAACTTTTACCACAATACCGACCCGGGATGTACAGCCTGGCGGGCTCAGTCATTATGAAATTACCGATATTTATGAGACGCGCGACAGTGTACTCTGGGTCGGGACATCCAACGGTCTCAACCGTTACGATTCCAAAGCCGATACCTTCAAAATCTTCAATGAAGATGATGGCTTAAAGAGTAGTAATATCTATGGTATAACGGAGGATGAAAATGGCGGGATCTGGATAAGCACTTCACGCGGCCTCGCAAGATTTAGCCCGGACAGTTACTCCTTTGCCGTTTTCAGGCGCTCTGACGGGATTATTGTATCGGATTTTAATCTTGGTTCCTGTATTACCACGGAGTCAGGGGAAGTCTTTTTTGGTGGTCGGAAAGGGCTGGTGAGTTTTAAACCTGGTAAATTAGAGCCATCTCAAATTAAACCGCCTGTCGTCATTTCTGAGTTTCGTCTGTACGAGGAGCCCCATATCATACCGGAGGATCACAGCATTGAGCTCCGACATGATCAACAATTCTTTTCATTCGAATTTGCAGTGCTGGATTATACTCATCCGGAAGAAAACAAATATCAGTACATTCTGGAAGGGCTGGACACACAATGGCGCAGGGCAGGAACGCGGCATGCAGTCGGTTACACCAATGTGAGTCCGGGTGAATACACATTTCGGGTGCGTGGGGCGAATGTCTGGGGACAATGGAATGAGGCAGAACCGGTGCATATTACCATCATTCCGCCGTACTGGCAGAGAGCCTGGTTTCAAATATTAGTCGGACTATTCATTGTTGGAATAATTGTTGGAACAATCCGATATAGGGTTTATCAGGTTAATGCCAGGGAGCGGGAATTAGAGCACCAGGTTAATGAACGTACCCGGCAGATACGGCAAAAGAACAAGGAACTCATCCGTACCCGGCAGGCATTGGCCGAGGAGAAGGAACGGTTGGCTGTAACGCTCCACTCCATCGGTGACGGGGTAATTACCACGGATATCCATGGGGATGTGGTTCTGGTGAATGAGGTAGCCGAAAAACTGACAGGATGGCCCCACGAAGTGGCCATGGGAAAGCCGCTGGAGGAAGTCTTCAGGATTATCCACGAGCGAACCCGGAGACCTCTGCCAAATCCCGTAGAAAAGGTACTGGAAAGCGAATCGATTGTCGAGCTGGCCAACGGTACGGTACTGGTAGCCAAAGATGGTACCGAGCGGATTATCGCCGACAGTGGCGCACCGATCAAAAGCCAGGATGACGAGACCATTGGCGTTGTGCTGGTTTTCCGGGATGTCACCAAGGAGCACCGTCTGGAAGAAGAGATACAGAAGACCGAGAAACTCCGGTCAGTGGGAATCCTTGCCGGCGGAATTGCGCACGATTTTAACAACGTTCTGGCAGTCATTGTGGGGAATTTATCCCTGTCAAAGTTGAAACTTGAGGAGGAGCACCCGGTTAATAACTATGTTTCGATTGCGGAAGAAGCCGCATGGCGGGCCAAGGAGCTCACCCAGCAGTTGCTGACGCTCTCCAAAGGTGGTGAGCCGGTCCGGGAGATCGGCACCATCGAAGAACCGGTATCCCAGGCCGCAGAGATGGCGCTGAGAGGGTCAAACGTCTCGTGTGACATCGATATACCGTCCGACCTGTCCGAAGTAATGATTGATGACAGTCAAATTCATCAGGTGGTCAAAAACCTGGTAATTAACGCGGACCAGGCGATGCCGGACGGCGGGAACATCAGAATTAATGGAGAAAATGTAACCATAAAATTGGATTCAGAAGTTCCGTTGAATCCAGGGGATTACGTCTGCATCCAGGTGCGTGATGCCGGGGAAGGTATCCCGCCGGAAAACCAGGACAAAATTTTCGATCCCTATTTTACCACGAAAGAGGATGGCACCGGTTTGGGACTCTTTGTTGCCTATTCCATCGTAAATAAGCACGACGGCTTACTTACCGTTGATTCACGTCCCGGCGAAGGAGCAACCTTCACGTTTTACCTGCCTGCGGCCGAAAATGTATCCGGGGAGAAGGAACAAATTGACACTGAAGCCTCGGGCGAACAGGACGTGGTGCCCGCTGATAAAAACACAGAAGAAGTAGGGGAACTGAGGATCCTGGCTATGGATGATGAGGACGCGGTGCGTCAGGTGGTCAGGGATATGCTGGAAATCCTGGGCTATAAGGTCATCACCGCCAAAAACGGGGAAGAGGCAGTCACTTCGTATCAGGAAGCGATGGAAAACGAAAACACGTTTGATGCCGTCATACTAGATTTGACGATTCAGGGAGGAATGGGCGGCAAAGAGACAATTGAAAAACTCCAGGAAATCGACCCGGACGTTCGCGCAATTGTATCGAGTGGATATTCCAATAATCCGATTATGGCTAACTACGAAGAATATGGATTTAGGGGTATGGTTCCCAAGCCGTATAAATTAAACGAGATGCAAACGGTGCTTCGGAAGGTTGTACAAAGTTAA
- the ispG gene encoding flavodoxin-dependent (E)-4-hydroxy-3-methylbut-2-enyl-diphosphate synthase — protein MSNSSHRKATRQVMVGNVPVGGTAAISVQSMTTTKTEDAVATIDQIQRLEEAGCQIIRVTVPSQEAAASLEKIKQACSIPVVADIHFNHVMALHAVDAGADKIRINPGNIGNARRVAEILAKVKSAGIPIRIGVNAGSLEKDLLEKYGYPTADAMVESAARHIDICREHGFDDIIVSLKASDVPLMIATYRKFSKQYDYPLHLGVTEAGPYRQGSVKSAVGIGTLLSEGIGDTIRVSLADDPVKEVQVGYQILKSLNLSTKGATVVACPTCGRLEVDLFPMVEQVESYLEKTDKTLKVAIMGCAVNGPGEAGDADIGVACGKHEALLFRAGEPIGKIPEDQVVERLIQEIDAWPEEESLKPEVA, from the coding sequence ATGAGTAACTCTTCCCACAGAAAAGCGACCCGGCAGGTGATGGTTGGCAACGTTCCGGTGGGCGGAACGGCTGCGATTTCCGTGCAGTCCATGACCACGACGAAGACTGAAGATGCCGTAGCAACCATCGATCAAATCCAGCGCCTGGAAGAAGCCGGTTGCCAGATTATCCGCGTGACCGTACCCAGCCAGGAAGCCGCGGCATCTTTGGAAAAAATTAAGCAGGCGTGTAGTATACCGGTAGTTGCCGATATTCACTTTAATCATGTGATGGCGTTGCACGCAGTGGACGCCGGCGCGGACAAGATCCGCATCAATCCCGGGAATATTGGAAACGCCCGACGGGTGGCAGAGATTCTGGCGAAAGTCAAATCAGCTGGGATTCCGATACGCATCGGCGTCAACGCCGGAAGCCTGGAAAAGGATCTGCTGGAGAAATACGGCTATCCCACCGCTGATGCCATGGTAGAGAGCGCCGCCCGGCACATCGATATCTGCCGGGAACACGGATTTGACGATATTATCGTCTCGCTCAAAGCCTCAGACGTCCCATTGATGATCGCGACGTATCGCAAATTTTCCAAGCAGTATGACTATCCATTGCATCTCGGTGTGACGGAGGCGGGGCCATACCGGCAGGGCTCCGTTAAATCTGCCGTAGGCATCGGAACCCTCTTATCCGAAGGTATTGGTGACACCATTCGGGTTTCTCTGGCTGACGATCCGGTGAAGGAAGTGCAGGTGGGTTACCAGATCCTGAAATCGCTGAATCTCTCTACGAAGGGCGCCACGGTGGTGGCGTGTCCCACCTGTGGGCGGTTGGAGGTCGATCTGTTTCCCATGGTGGAGCAGGTGGAATCGTATCTGGAGAAGACCGACAAGACGCTGAAAGTCGCCATCATGGGATGTGCGGTGAACGGCCCCGGCGAAGCGGGCGATGCGGATATTGGCGTCGCCTGCGGGAAGCACGAGGCGTTGTTATTCCGGGCCGGTGAGCCGATCGGGAAGATTCCGGAAGACCAGGTGGTTGAGCGGCTTATTCAGGAAATTGATGCCTGGCCGGAAGAGGAATCACTCAAACCAGAGGTTGCATGA